From Coffea arabica cultivar ET-39 chromosome 2e, Coffea Arabica ET-39 HiFi, whole genome shotgun sequence, the proteins below share one genomic window:
- the LOC113732658 gene encoding ADP-ribosylation factor-like has product MGLLLTKLSQLFAQKQARVLMVGLDAAGKTTMLYKLKLGEVVTTIPTIGFNVETVEYKSVSFTVWDVGGQDRIRPLWKYYYQSTQALIFVIDSSDRDRVAEARDELHRMLNEDELRNALLLVLANKQDLPNAMNVAELTDKLGLHSISQRQWYIQSTCATTGEGLYEGMEWLSRNIADKD; this is encoded by the exons ATGGGATTGTTACTTACCAAGCTGAGCCAACTCTTTGCCCAGAAGCAAGCGCGGGTGCTGATGGTGGGTCTTGATGCTGCCGGCAAAACTACCATGCTGTACAAGCTCAAGTTGGGCGAAGTTGTGACTACCATTCCTACCATTG GATTTAATGTGGAGACTGTGGAATACAAGAGCGTCAGCTTTACCGTTTGGGATGTTGGTGGTCAGGATAGG ATCCGACCATTGTGGAAATATTACTACCAAAGTACTCAAGCATTAATCTTTGTCATTGATAGTAGTGACCGAGATCGTGTAGCTGAGGCTAGGGATGAGCTTCACAGGATGTTAAATGAG GATGAATTGAGGAATGCTCTGCTGCTTGTGCTTGCAAACAAGCAAGATCTTCCCAATGCAATGAATGTTGCAGAACTTACTGACAAACTCGGTCTTCACTCCATCAGTCAACGCCAGTG GTATATCCAGAGCACATGTGCAACCACTGGAGAAGGGCTTTATGAGGGCATGGAATGGCTCTCTAGAAACATAGCTGACAAG GACTAG
- the LOC113729302 gene encoding replication protein A 70 kDa DNA-binding subunit B-like, whose product MKRKKLMLLTLWNEFQEYEGNILVNTIATAPMIFAMRVKVSTFNSLSLTTIGLSCILINPPVHDELPRREWYSIHKDEVKILLEAKAYKDPEFLLPPPNQEDIKTIHDALISFGTQKTAWISGTVQLSFGQTRFWYTACSNCLKTVEADTDWIIKCSSCRQEAEVELRCRIGITLTDPTASIQCLISGKEAERLIQLTATEVKDAEAHGITMNQELSAIMKKYRLICFIKTYETTFQGQLQRRNAIIKAYPTAEVPNISLALLDSPTTLQASETGTTSNTKQKKVAEQQTFTPTAKLLLQEIAESTATKKSFITKSTTAATTSHKLLEDTATSASPNTTPIDETAASPTKKPKQEGKGN is encoded by the exons ATGAAGA gaaaaaaattgatgctTCTCACTTTATGGAATGAGTTCCAAGAGTATGAAGGCAATATCCTTGTAAACACCATTGCAACTGCTCCTATGATCTTTGCTATGAGAGTGAAAGTCTCTACTTTCAACA GTTTATCATTAACAACAATAGGACTATCATGCATTCTCATCAATCCACCAGTCCATGACGAATTGCCACGTCGTGAATGGTATAGCATCCATAAAGATGAAGTTAAGATTTTATTGGAAGCAAAAGCATATAAAGATCCAGAATTTCTGCTTCCACCACCAAACCAAGAGGACATCAAGACCATTCATGATGCTTTAATCTCATTCGGAACA CAAAAAACAGCATGGATAAGCGGTACAGTGCAATTATCATTTGGCCAAACTCGCTTCTGGTACACTGCATGCTCAAATTGTTTGAAAACTGTTGAAGCAGATACAGATTGGATCATAAAATGTTCATCATGTAGACAAGAAGCCGAAGTGGAACTAAG GTGTCGCATTGGAATAACACTGACCGATCCAACTGCAAGCATTCAATGCTTAATATCTGGAAAAGAAGCTGAAAGACTGATACAATTGACTGCTACGGAGGTTAAGGATGCAGAGGCACAT GGAATAACAATGAACCAAGAACTTTCTGCCATCATGAAAAAGTACAGGTTGATCTGTTTTATCAAAACATATGAGACAACTTTTCAAGGACAACTTCAAAGAAGAAATGCAATCATCAAAGCCTACCCAACAGCTGAAGTCCCCAACATATCATTGGCTCTATTAGATTCACCAACAACTCTCCAAGCTTCAGAAACTGGAACAACATCAAACACCAAGCAAAAAAAGGTCGCAGAACAACAAACGTTCACACCAACAGCCAAGTTGCTCCTTCAAGAAATAGCCGAATCCACTGCTACTAAAAAAAGCTTCATCACTAAATCAACAACTGCTGCAACAACCAGTCACAAACTGCTTGAAGACACTGCTACCTCAGCTTCACCAAATACCACCCCAATCGACGAAACTGCTGCCAGCCCAACAAAGAAACCAAAACAGGAAGGAAAAGGGAATTGA